The Spirosoma radiotolerans genome has a window encoding:
- a CDS encoding LytR/AlgR family response regulator transcription factor, producing the protein MDTLLLPHFTTKRSVPVASIEYLEAMGNYTTVHLIGNKPMIVAITLKRFSERLPGFLRIHKGTLVNPDHIVAYKTRFTVTPYVQLSKDRQLAISRRQTKRLKPQLASFPWCTAKI; encoded by the coding sequence ATGGACACATTATTACTACCTCATTTCACCACCAAGCGATCTGTGCCGGTGGCTTCTATCGAGTACCTGGAAGCCATGGGAAATTACACGACGGTTCACCTGATTGGCAACAAGCCAATGATCGTAGCCATCACCTTAAAGCGCTTCTCCGAACGGTTGCCCGGCTTTCTCCGCATCCATAAGGGAACGCTGGTTAACCCCGATCACATCGTGGCCTACAAAACCCGGTTTACGGTAACGCCTTATGTTCAGCTCTCGAAAGATAGGCAGCTGGCCATTTCCCGCCGACAAACCAAGCGTTTGAAACCACAATTAGCGTCATTCCCGTGGTGTACGGCCAAGATTTGA
- a CDS encoding AMP-dependent synthetase/ligase — MNEPNLLFECLTYQQQHFPLNDMLCAREAGQWRRYSTQEVIKLVNQLSAGLLTQGITDGDGTAEGRDKIAILSTNRPEWMLVDLAIQQTGAVSVPIYPTINPVELQFILQDAAVKLVFIGDETLARKVASIQPNLPNVQAIFTFDQVPNIRHWRELVVDLTPELNTQLAKQRQAITPADLVTILYTSGTTGTPKGVMLSHHNILSNVFSSSILLNEVGIQGKKALSFLPLNHAFERMATYCYIYGGAAIYYAESMDTIGENLRDVRPTLFTTVPRLLEKVYEGILAKGAEQTGIKRSLFNWALKLAERFEHNVPQSPGYRLQLAVANRLVFSKWREALGGQIRAIITGAAACQVRLLNIFGAAQIVIMEGYGLTEASPIISGNRHSDANRMFGTVGPPLRDVEIAFADDGEIRCKGPNIMMGYYKRPDLTAETVIDGWLHTGDIGTLVDGKFLKITDRKKELFKTSGGKYVAPQPIENKLVESRWIEQIMVVGEGEKFVGALLVPSFKAVKEWYAQQGKTYPGDEAAVTDKAVLALLTEEVEGYNHFFNHVEQVKKFTLLPAEWTIEKGELTPTLKLKRKVIRENYKDQIARIYAS; from the coding sequence ATGAACGAACCAAATCTGCTGTTTGAATGCCTGACGTATCAACAACAACACTTCCCGCTCAACGACATGCTGTGCGCCAGGGAAGCGGGTCAGTGGCGTCGCTATAGTACGCAGGAAGTGATCAAGCTGGTCAATCAGCTTAGCGCAGGCTTGCTTACGCAGGGCATAACCGACGGCGATGGCACAGCCGAAGGCCGGGACAAAATTGCCATCCTGAGTACAAACCGACCCGAATGGATGCTGGTCGACCTGGCTATTCAACAGACGGGAGCCGTTTCCGTACCTATTTATCCAACGATCAACCCCGTTGAACTTCAATTCATTTTACAGGATGCGGCCGTCAAACTGGTGTTCATCGGGGATGAGACACTAGCCCGAAAAGTGGCCAGTATCCAGCCCAACCTGCCCAACGTACAAGCCATCTTTACCTTCGATCAGGTTCCCAATATACGGCATTGGCGGGAGTTAGTCGTGGACTTAACGCCGGAACTCAACACACAACTGGCCAAGCAACGACAGGCAATAACCCCGGCCGATCTGGTCACAATTTTATACACGTCTGGTACAACGGGTACCCCCAAAGGGGTTATGCTCTCGCACCACAACATCCTGAGCAATGTGTTCAGCAGTTCCATACTGCTAAACGAGGTAGGCATTCAGGGCAAAAAAGCACTTAGCTTTTTACCCCTCAATCATGCCTTCGAGCGAATGGCCACCTACTGCTATATTTACGGGGGAGCCGCTATCTACTACGCCGAAAGCATGGATACGATTGGTGAAAATCTGCGGGATGTTCGGCCTACGCTCTTTACTACCGTCCCCCGCCTGCTCGAAAAAGTCTATGAAGGCATTCTGGCCAAAGGCGCTGAACAGACCGGCATCAAACGTAGCCTGTTCAACTGGGCCTTGAAACTGGCTGAGCGATTTGAACACAATGTGCCCCAATCGCCTGGTTACCGGCTCCAATTGGCAGTGGCGAACCGGCTTGTCTTCAGCAAATGGCGCGAAGCGCTGGGTGGGCAAATCCGCGCCATCATTACCGGAGCAGCCGCCTGCCAGGTACGATTGCTTAACATCTTCGGAGCTGCCCAAATCGTGATTATGGAAGGGTATGGCCTCACGGAAGCGTCGCCGATCATCAGCGGAAACCGCCACAGCGATGCCAACCGGATGTTCGGCACTGTTGGCCCACCGCTCAGGGATGTTGAAATCGCCTTTGCCGACGATGGCGAAATCCGCTGCAAAGGCCCCAACATCATGATGGGTTATTACAAACGCCCCGACCTGACCGCCGAAACCGTCATTGATGGCTGGCTCCATACCGGCGATATCGGTACGCTGGTTGACGGTAAATTTTTGAAGATCACCGACCGAAAGAAAGAACTTTTTAAAACCAGTGGCGGCAAATACGTAGCTCCGCAACCCATTGAGAACAAACTGGTGGAGAGCCGCTGGATCGAGCAGATTATGGTTGTGGGCGAGGGGGAAAAGTTTGTTGGTGCTCTGCTTGTCCCGTCCTTCAAAGCTGTGAAAGAATGGTATGCTCAGCAGGGAAAAACGTATCCGGGCGATGAGGCTGCCGTAACGGATAAAGCGGTTCTGGCGCTATTAACGGAGGAAGTTGAGGGCTATAACCACTTTTTCAATCATGTAGAACAGGTAAAAAAGTTTACGCTCTTGCCTGCAGAATGGACGATCGAGAAAGGCGAGCTAACCCCAACGCTTAAGCTGAAACGAAAAGTAATTCGGGAAAACTACAAAGACCAGATTGCTCGTATTTATGCCAGTTAG
- a CDS encoding dienelactone hydrolase family protein has protein sequence MIRQRLSESAGASKKKQRQTLYQLLGKLPDRHRPISVEVVSTQETDELIIEKLLLDINGLERVPAYFTKPKNKPGKLPVVLFNHSHFGQYEVGKEEFVRGRPEMQKPPYALALARAGYAGLCIDSWCFGERQARKETDTFKEMIWQGQVLWGMMVYDNLRALDYLETRPDIDTRRIGTMGMSMGSTMAWWLAALDERIKVCVDLCCLTDYQELIKANGLGLHGIYYYVPDLLNHFTTAQINELISPRPHFSLAGRFDPLTPLPGLMKIDQELKLAYQKDGAPSAWQLRIYEVGHQETAPMRADIMAFYAKWL, from the coding sequence ATGATCAGACAGCGCCTTTCTGAGTCGGCCGGAGCCAGTAAGAAGAAACAACGCCAAACGTTGTATCAACTGCTTGGCAAACTTCCCGACCGACACAGACCAATCAGCGTTGAGGTTGTTTCTACGCAGGAAACGGATGAACTCATCATTGAAAAGCTTCTTCTGGACATCAATGGCCTTGAGCGTGTACCAGCCTATTTTACGAAGCCTAAAAACAAACCCGGCAAGCTTCCCGTCGTCCTGTTCAACCATTCGCATTTTGGGCAATATGAAGTCGGTAAAGAAGAGTTCGTTCGTGGCAGACCCGAAATGCAGAAACCGCCTTATGCCCTGGCCTTAGCCCGGGCGGGTTATGCCGGGCTGTGTATAGACAGTTGGTGCTTCGGCGAGCGACAGGCTCGAAAGGAAACCGACACCTTTAAAGAAATGATCTGGCAGGGTCAGGTTCTTTGGGGTATGATGGTTTACGACAACCTGCGTGCACTGGATTACCTGGAAACCAGACCCGATATTGATACCCGGCGCATAGGCACGATGGGCATGTCGATGGGGAGTACCATGGCCTGGTGGCTGGCGGCCCTGGACGAGCGCATTAAGGTATGTGTCGATCTGTGCTGCCTGACCGATTATCAGGAACTTATCAAGGCCAATGGGCTGGGCTTGCATGGCATTTATTATTACGTGCCCGACTTACTAAACCATTTCACAACAGCGCAAATCAATGAGCTTATATCTCCTCGTCCGCACTTCAGTCTAGCGGGTCGATTCGACCCACTTACCCCTTTACCGGGACTAATGAAAATTGATCAGGAGCTGAAATTGGCTTACCAAAAAGACGGCGCTCCGTCTGCCTGGCAGCTGCGGATTTACGAGGTAGGCCACCAGGAAACAGCCCCTATGCGAGCGGACATTATGGCTTTTTACGCCAAATGGCTATGA